In Glycine max cultivar Williams 82 chromosome 15, Glycine_max_v4.0, whole genome shotgun sequence, the DNA window TAAAGATTGAAGAGGTAAATTGATCATGCATGAAAAAGTATGGAAATGTCcatgaataaaatatgaaatgataaaaatgaatgagaatATTAAAGCTACCACTATATTTCTTCCATCAAGAACTAGTCTGGCACCACTTTCAACCCCAGATTGAATTAATCGGTGTATTCGCTCCTTTGCCTGTGCAGTGGGTAAGGTTGAGAGAATATTTAAGAAACATATAACTACAATGTATACAATATCAATTTGGAAATGTGATGCACTGAATAGTAATTCTTAAACAATAATCTGAAGTTTTCTATTAGTCCAAGAACCATAAACATACCTGTTTGCTAATGACTGGACCAAGGTCTGCATCAGGTTCAGTTCCAACATTTACTTTAAGAGCTTTGGCATGCTCCACAAGTTTACTTTCCCTGGAAAAATATTGTGAAGACTAAAGGATGAAGTTattatacttaaaatattataaatgcaTGGTTAAAAGTAAGTTTTATGAGGCCAAAGAAGAAGTCAAAGTCAATTTCCTCACCAAGACTGCTCACAAAGAAATCCAAATACTTGGAACAGTCTATTTGGGGCAATCCCATCAGAATTATCAAAAGGATGGAAATAATTAATCATCCCTACTAATTTTCACAGCAGTAAGAATGCTCACAAAATGTGATTATATTTTAGAGATGTTGAATTGTCTTAGTAAAGGAAGAGTGGTGATTCAGTTTGGTACACACCAAAGACATCCAGTTCATTTTGGAACAAGCACCAGAGGAAGAGCATAAAATTGCTTCAAGCATAAGATGATaccacaaaaataataataaatcaaattgaataacAATATGGTAGAGAAGGATACCACAGTTTTGAGTCTCCAACAAAAACAACAGTGCTGAGAGCCATGCACCTTTGTCCAGCAGCACCAAAACCTGCAGCAACTAAAGCATTTACAGTAGCATCAACACTAGCATCAGGCATTACAACTGCATGATTTTTGGCCCCCATATTAGcctgaaaacaaaatttattaggtCCAAAACTTCTGATCATTACCATGAACAGTAATAAACAATTTTACTAAGGGGAGGACAAAGCTAAGTGCACCCACCTGAACACGTTTCCCTTTAGCTGCAGCTCTAGCATATATGTGCATTCCAGCCTGtacaaataaaaacatcaaaaaaaaaatattagcctgaaaacaaatttttatgtAAGGGGAGAGTATCAGTTAAGAAAAAATAGCATTTGAATCACTAGTCCTCTTCCATCTTTTTATGTAAGGACAGTCAAATTGTAAAATGATTCAATTTTGCCAACACAAAAACAGCATTGCCTttggtttaaataaaaaaggcatAACATAAAAGCAGTAAAACTAAACAAAGCATTAGATGACTTACAacatttgaaccaacaaaagatatggcttTGATGTCATCATCGTCACAAATAGCATTCACAATATCCTGTCAACAATTGGGTTATTAAGAACATCAATAAACAAGAAAAGCAATGTACAAAAAGTGGTGTGGGTGTATGACAATGCAACAGGTTGTTATATGCAAGTTGCAACTCTTTGATTTAAATCTTTAATACATGATGCAATTAAGTACCAAATGCCAAATATGCCCATGAGTTCATTTACTAGGAAAGAGTGAAGAACAAAAGTTTAGAAAAGGTTATAGCATACATGGGTTCCATGAACTATATTTAAGACACCCTCAGGCAAACCAGCTTCCATTGCCAATTCTGCAAGCATTACAGAGGCACCTGGAAAAATGCCAATGTTATGACATCCAACTCTCTCTGCCATAAGTTGCAAGTAACCAAAAATGATGAATCATGAAAGTGGACAGCAGACTGTATATTTCTGAGTTCTGACAGTTAAGTGTGCTATTACCATAAAAGCATGCTGCATGTACCGTTACATGGATGGGGAAGAAAAACTCAAGGGTGGACGATAATATTTAGTATTCCATTACTAGATGGATAAATAAGAACACATTTATCAGCCAtcacaaagaaaaattaatatagaCTTCTCAAACTGTAAGATCTGACATTGTTTCATTCTTCCTAATATATCTATtcagaaatcaaatttaattagatgATCCATGTGAGGCAGAAACAAGGACAAAGTCAAAAGTCAAGGCACCAATATTTTACTTGGGTGACACTAGCTTCCTTTTCTTGCTAGAGTATCATTTGCAAAATGCAAACCTAATCTGATAAATAACTCGTCCTTAATTAGTTTAAATGGATTTAGATTGCAAAAAGAGCAAGTGCAGACAGGGTTCAAAGCAGTTGAGGGTagttatctattattttaaattataaaatgaatattAGTGAAGATGTTGCTCCTACAAATATTCTTTCAAAAATCCCTTAGTGAAGATCACAACCAATAAAGTATTTGAATATAACAAGAAAGGAAGGCTTAACAAAACTTATACCAAGAAcattaattttggaattttattctcatttgtcattttcaaaatttgcaatTTATTAATAGCTAGATTGGCAATATAGACACAATATGCAAGGCTAGCAACTGCAAAATCCTTATCAGTTGCTGAAGAAAATAATGAAggcattcattttatttaaaaaaatccttgATCCTGGTATTCACAATACAAGATATTTAGGGTAACATGTTCTGAAGTCATAATGCCAATAGCTTATTAAAGAAGCTTAAGCTTGCTTTGAATTACAGAGCTCCCTTTTCCATTATATATAACGCAAAGCTCCATCCAAACTGAGGAGTTAATGCAAGGAGATTCATAAACAACCAAATTAAGTAGAAAGTATCACCTGGAACTTTCTCTGATGGTTTTAGAATAAAGGTGTTGCCACATGTAACTGCCACTGGGAACATCTGCAAAAATATCATACATCTTTGCATACTGATATGGACGAGAAAACCAAGCAAACAAGAAATAAAGGAGTACCCAAGAACTTGTAAGAGAAAAACAATTGCATAGCAAAATAACCACCAAAAAAGTAGAAAACAACTTACCCACAAGGGAATCATTGCAGGAAAATTGAATGGACAAATACCAGCACATACACCAAGTGGTTCTCTAATGCTGTAAGTATCAATTCCACTTGATACATCAGAAACATATTCTCCCATTTGTAGAGTTGCCATCCCACAAGCATGTTCAACCACCTCTAAATGACAAAATGTTTAGAGAAGTTCATCACAAATTATAAGCTCAACCAATAATATCTCATCTCAAAAACTTCTCAAGCAACATACTAGAAAGACCAACCTAAACCACGGAAAACATCTCCTTGTGCATCCTTTAACGTCTTTCCTTGTTCAGTGGTCACATTCAGGGCAAGTTTATCCTGAAACAGTTACAAAGTAGTGATATGGCTAAATGGCATATGTGCCAGTATGGTGTCTTGGCCTAAATCTGTGAATATATGAGGCAGAGGCATAGAACATTGTAAAATGTTTACCATATCTCTGCGTATAAGCTCCTGGAACTTCAACATAACACGTTGGCGTTTTGTGATTGGAGTTTTTCGCCATGATGGAAATGCCTTCTTTGCTGCAGATACCGCAGCTTTAAACTCTTCATCTGTGGTGCAAGGAACTTGTGAAACAACCTCTTGTGTTGCCTTATAAGATGATACCAATATTAGAACTCTTCCTTTCTCAAAACCAAAATCAAGGGATTCAGCTCAATTATAAGCCAAATATCAaaccaaaagaagaaagaacACTTACAGGGTTGATAACATCAATGAAAGTTAACGATTTTGAGTCCAGAAAACTGCCCCCAATAAGATTTGGAACCCTCTGATTAATTCAACACAACCAAACAAAAATGGGAGGTGAGATGAATAGATAACTAGCAACATGAAGTCAAATTTTGTGGAAATTGAAACCAAGTTTGAGCTTACAGGGGGCTTATGTTGTCTTGAAAATAGCTCAGAAGGTGTTGATAAATGAGAATTTGCCATGGCAGAGAACTGAGGTCTCAAAAGGTTCAAGTTTTTCACTGCAGCAACATAAAAATTGGGTTTTTCTTCATCATATAACAAATTGAAATGATTGAAGAGGCATTGTACAAATAAACGACTAAACGAGTGGTACCTTGTTAAACAGAAAGCGGGAACGTAAGTGACGTGCTTTGAATCTTGTTTTAATATTTGGGGAAATTAAGGAACATGTCTATGCGCAGTGAACTCAACCAACTCGGGATCACCAATCAATTCACCAAAAAGCCACTCTTGCTGTTGTACTTGTAAGAGGGACAAGtgttgcttatatatatatatgtgcatgTGGATTGAGATTCTtatcctttttaattattagaaacTAATAAATGGTATTTCTGATGACAGAAgtataaatgtataatatatgaaaaaaaggtAGGCACGTCATTCATTTCACATTCTTCCCatctcaataaatttattaatttttaaaataattatattaaaaattttaaacaataatttataattaaataataatataaaacagtGCATAAATATTAACTTCGTGCattagtgagtaaaataaatcgtttttaaatcaatttataaatataatttttgataaattggttattttacatttcaattttgataaattcaAACACATGAGAGAGTGacggtaaaaaaaacaaaaagaatgaaaaatttataataaaatagattttacccgttcaaattaaaaagattcaattatttcctaaaaaaataatgattagaataatttattaaaaaataataataaatattttgagttGAAAGAAATAGTTAAGTATagagatttttatattattaatcaattaaatttcttacgaaagttattgatttttaaagcaatgattattataaaaaaatatttttttttatcaaattatacATATGCAACTTATTTCAACCAAtacatcatttaataaaatttaatttgatgattttattttaaaattttctattggaTCGAAAAAATTTCCTCGTATATCATATCTGcaactttttatattaatctaaaTTTATCTGATATTTCATTCATACATGAATATTAAAGgaatacatttaaaattaacatatatatatatatatatatatatatatttttattttttttaaatttgaagttacagtaaaaaaaaaaagttattataaaagtatACTAATATATTTCTCTTGAATTGATGCATTAATTGATACAGGGGAAGAAAATTGGAAGAGGGGGACACTCCCTTGTTTTGAAATGGCCATTAAACATAGTCCTAAAATTCTTCAGTTCCGTCAGAAAACAAAAAGCACCTGGATTTGCCCAAGAAATGAACACTGTTTCTGAATCCTCTGCCCTGCATGGCCTTCTTCACCCGACGCCTTCTGACCACAGTGGCCCCCACATGTTCTTCCCCTTCCAACCAGATCAAAAGCTTCCTCTCAAAGGGTCTTTATCACCAAACACTTCAACTTTTCTCTGAACTCCATCTCTGTGGCCACTCCtccatttccttttttcttccatCAGTCATCAAGGCAAGCTCCTCTGCCCAATGTCATACTTTTGGCACACAGCTTCACTGCTTGGCTCTTAAGACAGGCTCCCACTCTGAAACAGTTGTGTCCAACTCTATCATCACTATGTATTTTAAGTTTTCAGATGTTGGATCAGCACGGCAAGTGTTCGACACAATGCCTCACAGAGACCCCATTACCTGGAACTCCTTGATTAATGGTTATCTGCATAATGGGTATTTGGAAGAAGCTTTGGAAGCGTTGAACGATGTGTACTTGCTTGGTCTTGTTCCCAAGCCTGAGTTGCTAGCTAGCGTGGTATCCATGTGTGGGAGGAGAATGGGTTCAAAGATAGGGAGACAGATTCATGCTCTTGTTGTTGTTAATGAGAGGATAGGACAGTCAATGTTTCTGTCAACGGCCCTTGTGGATTTTTACTTTAGGTGCGGTGATTCTTTGATGGCTTTGCGTGTGTTTGATGGGATGGAGGTGAAAAATGTGGTTTCATGGACTACTATGATATCTGGATGCATTGCTCATCAAGATTATGATGAGGCTTTTGCATGCTTTCGAGCAATGCAGGCTGAGGGAGTTTGCCCAAATAGAGTGACATCAATTGCTCTGTTATCAGCTTGTGCCGAGCCTGGCTTTGTTAAGCATGGGAAGGAGATACACGGTTATGCATTTCGTCATGGGTTCGAGTCATGTCCTAGTTTTTCATCTGCACTTGTAAATATGTATTGTCAATGTGGAGAACCAATGCACCTTGCTGAGCTAATTTTTGAAGGGTCTAGTTTTAGAGATGTGGTGTTATGGAGTTCAATCATTGGGAGCTTTTCTCGAAGAGGGGATAGcttcaaagcattgaagctttttaataaaatgaggACTGAGGAAATTGAACCAAACTACGTAACTTTGTTGGCAGTCATCTCTGCCTGCACAAATTTATCTTCACTAAAGCATGGATGTGGACTCCATGGCTATATCTTTAaatttggattttgttttagCATCTCTGTGGGCAATGCACTTATAAACATGTATGCCAAATGTGGTTGTTTGAATGGTTCTCGTAAGATGTTCCTAGAAATGCCAAACAGAGACAATGTTACTTGGAGTAGTTTGATCAGTGCCTATGGCCTTCATGGATGTGGTGAACAAgctttacaaattttttatgaaatgaacGAGAGAGGAGTGAAACCCGATGCAATTACCTTCCTTGCAGTTTTATCTGCTTGTAATCATGCTGGCCTTGTAGCTGAGGGGCAACGGATATTCAAACAAGTACGTGCAGATTGTGAAATTCCATTAACTATAGAGCATTATGCATGCCTAGTCGATCTCCTTGGAAGGTCAGGGAAGCTAGAATATGCTTTGGAAATACGGAGAACAATGCCCATGAAACCAAGTGCAAGAATATGGAGCTCTCTCGTGTCGGCTTGCAAACTTCATGGCAGATTGGACATAGCAGAAATGCTAGCTCCACAGCTTATAAGATCAGAAC includes these proteins:
- the ALDH6B3 gene encoding methylmalonate-semialdehyde dehydrogenase [acylating], mitochondrial isoform X1; this encodes MANSHLSTPSELFSRQHKPPRVPNLIGGSFLDSKSLTFIDVINPATQEVVSQVPCTTDEEFKAAVSAAKKAFPSWRKTPITKRQRVMLKFQELIRRDMDKLALNVTTEQGKTLKDAQGDVFRGLEVVEHACGMATLQMGEYVSDVSSGIDTYSIREPLGVCAGICPFNFPAMIPLWMFPVAVTCGNTFILKPSEKVPGASVMLAELAMEAGLPEGVLNIVHGTHDIVNAICDDDDIKAISFVGSNVAGMHIYARAAAKGKRVQANMGAKNHAVVMPDASVDATVNALVAAGFGAAGQRCMALSTVVFVGDSKLWESKLVEHAKALKVNVGTEPDADLGPVISKQAKERIHRLIQSGVESGARLVLDGRNIVVPGYESGNFIGPTILSDVTANMECYKEEIFGPVLLLTEADNLEEAINIINENKYGNGASIFTTSGVAARKFQTEIEAGQVGINVPIPVPLPFFSFTGNKASFAGDLNFYGKAGVNFYTQIKTVTQQWKDSASESKINLAMPTSQKS
- the ALDH6B3 gene encoding methylmalonate-semialdehyde dehydrogenase [acylating], mitochondrial isoform X2 is translated as MLKFQELIRRDMDKLALNVTTEQGKTLKDAQGDVFRGLEVVEHACGMATLQMGEYVSDVSSGIDTYSIREPLGVCAGICPFNFPAMIPLWMFPVAVTCGNTFILKPSEKVPGASVMLAELAMEAGLPEGVLNIVHGTHDIVNAICDDDDIKAISFVGSNVAGMHIYARAAAKGKRVQANMGAKNHAVVMPDASVDATVNALVAAGFGAAGQRCMALSTVVFVGDSKLWESKLVEHAKALKVNVGTEPDADLGPVISKQAKERIHRLIQSGVESGARLVLDGRNIVVPGYESGNFIGPTILSDVTANMECYKEEIFGPVLLLTEADNLEEAINIINENKYGNGASIFTTSGVAARKFQTEIEAGQVGINVPIPVPLPFFSFTGNKASFAGDLNFYGKAGVNFYTQIKTVTQQWKDSASESKINLAMPTSQKS
- the LOC100784104 gene encoding pentatricopeptide repeat-containing protein At4g31070, mitochondrial encodes the protein MAFFTRRLLTTVAPTCSSPSNQIKSFLSKGLYHQTLQLFSELHLCGHSSISFFLPSVIKASSSAQCHTFGTQLHCLALKTGSHSETVVSNSIITMYFKFSDVGSARQVFDTMPHRDPITWNSLINGYLHNGYLEEALEALNDVYLLGLVPKPELLASVVSMCGRRMGSKIGRQIHALVVVNERIGQSMFLSTALVDFYFRCGDSLMALRVFDGMEVKNVVSWTTMISGCIAHQDYDEAFACFRAMQAEGVCPNRVTSIALLSACAEPGFVKHGKEIHGYAFRHGFESCPSFSSALVNMYCQCGEPMHLAELIFEGSSFRDVVLWSSIIGSFSRRGDSFKALKLFNKMRTEEIEPNYVTLLAVISACTNLSSLKHGCGLHGYIFKFGFCFSISVGNALINMYAKCGCLNGSRKMFLEMPNRDNVTWSSLISAYGLHGCGEQALQIFYEMNERGVKPDAITFLAVLSACNHAGLVAEGQRIFKQVRADCEIPLTIEHYACLVDLLGRSGKLEYALEIRRTMPMKPSARIWSSLVSACKLHGRLDIAEMLAPQLIRSEPNNAGNYTLLNTIYAEHGHWLDTEQVREAMKLQKLKKCYGFSRIEA